Proteins from one Hyperolius riggenbachi isolate aHypRig1 chromosome 2, aHypRig1.pri, whole genome shotgun sequence genomic window:
- the LOC137544568 gene encoding E3 ubiquitin/ISG15 ligase TRIM25-like: MEIYRDPVTLPCGHNFCRGCITRTWDLRDDLTEHRCPECHRIYRKRPELVRNTTLHNICEAFHATETDQEQTGVFCNYCDFPVPATKSCLQCETSLCDHHLRKHDRSGEHTLLPPTTDLGKRKCPIHKKVLELFCTEDDACVCVSCSVIGGHVGHKMMSLGEASEEKKKKLRNELWKLMAETKKAEKRVQSLEEGGRKAQEKAYGDTERVTALFRDLRRRLVELEKRVLSDITRQAEQVSKYYDDVIRQLEIKKEELSRKMRHIEELCNMTDPLTVLQESDTGDLCDTEDRHDKQLHDGGDMDVAGISYTLHTLSDIMYQVIGGIYIHYIRPEDILLDVTTASNYLHISNDRKTASWADRRQNRPETPERFQCSQVLSSQSFSSGRHYWEVDVGGSDRWRVGMCYPSIARRGEQSLIGCNNMSWGLCRWDNKYYTRHNWREIQLPDRIPSDRVRIYLDYEAGQISIYALCDPIRHLHTFTATFTDPLHAGLYVGRGCIKISGGNQGL; the protein is encoded by the coding sequence ATGGAGATCTATAGAGATCCTGTGACCTTGCCGTGTGGCCACAACTTCTGTCGGGGCTGCATCACGCGAACCTGGGACCTCCGAGACGATCTAACAGAACATAGATGTCCTGAATGTCATAGGATATACAGGAAGAGGCCTGAGCTGGTGAGGAACACAACTCTACATAATATCTGTGAGGCTTTTCATGCTACAGAGACAGATCAGGAGCAGACCGGGGTCTTCTGTAATTACTGTGACTTTCCTGTTCCTGCTACTAAATCCTGTCTGCAGTGTGAGACCTCCTTGTGTGACCATCACCTGAGGAAACATGACAGGTCAGGGGAACACACTTTACTGCCTCCCACCACTGACCTGGGGAAGAGGAAATGCCCCATCCATAAGAAGGTCCTTGAGTTGTTCTGCACTGAGGATgatgcctgtgtctgtgtgtcctgctCCGTGATTGGGGGACATGTAGGACATAAGATGATGTCACTGGGTGAAGCCtctgaggagaagaagaagaagcttaGAAATGAACTATGGAAGCTGATGGCAGAGACAAAGAAGGCAgagaaaagagtccagagtctggaggaaggcgggagaaaagcacaagaaaaagcaTATGGTGATACAGAGAGAGTCACTGCCCTAtttagagacctcaggagacGGCTGGTAGAACTGGAGAAGAGAGTCCTAAGTGACATCACCAGGCAGGCAGAGCAGGTGTCAAAATACTATGATGATGTCATCAGACAGCTGGAGATAAAGAAAgaggagctgtccaggaagatgcgtcacattgaggagctgtgtaacatgactgatccactgactgtcttacaggaatcagacacaggtgacttgtgtgacacggaggacagacatgataagcagctccatgatggaggggatATGGATGTGGCTGGCATCTCATACACATTACACACGTTATCTGATATCATGTATCAGGTAATTGGCGGGATCTACATACATTATATACGGCCTGAagacatattactggatgtaaCCACAGCTAGTAATTATCTACATATATCAAATgacaggaaaactgcatcctGGGCAGATAGAAGACAGAATCGCCCAGAAACACCAGAGAGATTTCAATGTTCTCAGGTGCTGAGCAGCCAGAGTTTCTCCTCAGGgagacattactgggaagtggatgttgggggATCAGATAGGTGGAGAGtcgggatgtgttaccccagtatagccaggaggggAGAGCAGTCACTGATTGGATGTAATAACATGTCCTGGGGTTTGTGTAGGTGGGATAATAAGTATTACACAAGACATAACTGGAGAGAGATCCAGTTACCCGACAGGATCCCCAGTGATAGAGTCAGGATATACCTGGATTATGAGGCTGGGCAGATCTCCAtttatgccctgtgtgaccccatcagacacctccacaccttcactgccaccttcactgaccccctccatgctggGCTATATGTGGGCAGAGGTTGTATAAAGATATCTGGGGGCAATCAGGGGTTGTAA